A single window of Salmo salar chromosome ssa21, Ssal_v3.1, whole genome shotgun sequence DNA harbors:
- the LOC106581740 gene encoding uncharacterized protein isoform X2, protein MTSHRLDLKFPKEEYKICVWASRNLSESPVVETTFTPFTQTVIGAPILSLDGCGNCLEINITLLEIETIKKVYGKSLSFDIYWKRAGETKPQMTQTTHLAYMLENLEVGMEYCVRVYTKIITNLNTRSSGWKCAYTSSLEPNRVPAVVAGVSVVLIVSGVGLMVLTFGLFYTGFLCKLKSHQPRGLARNGYTALVGGYFLIPERTIPDLVSISSETEEQGKALRSKTHHNRENSNQAGEEEEEEDEEEEGENNDYMDRAAGLSSDSSSSTTQSQDASGANVALLNTAGHSGGLSSEVAAAEEEREAPVGVMVLGCQTQGEVKGEQARVISSFDGDRPRPLGLGGLGGEEEKEREVEEKETSGNVNLFSVTLGAVKRDEEGEYEEETDFLLEFSKQEQKPQLPIDSLQRNLRPGSMRSPSEIQEDAGLVLTLPQTVCTWIYSEYSNRHADNSTETHSGYLVTHSGTVQADNETAEEEEEEEDFSGYMGH, encoded by the exons ATGACAAGTCATAGGCTGGATCTAAAGTTCCCCAAAGAAGAGTATAAAATATGTGTTTGGGCCTCCCGCAACCTCTCAGAGTCGCCCGTGGTCGAGACCACCTTCACCCCCTTCACACAGA CTGTTATTGGCGCTCCAATATTGTCTTTGGATGGATGTGGCAACTGCCTGGAAATCAACATCACACTGCTTGAGATAGAAACTATTAAAAAGGTCTATGGGAAATCCTTATCTTTTGACATTTACTGGAAGAGGGCAGGAGAGACAAAG CCCCAAATGACCCAAACGACTCATTTAGCTTACATGCTGGAGAACTTGGAGGTGGGTATGGAGTACTGTGTGAGGGTGTACACCAAGATCATCACCAACCTCAACACACGGTCCTCTGGGTGGAAGTGTGCTTACACCAGCAGTCTGGAGCCCAACAGAG tccctgctgttGTAGCTGGGGTGTCTGTTGTCCTCATTGTGAGTGGGGTAGGTCTGATGGTTCTCACGTTTGGCCTGTTCTACACGGGGTTCTTGTGCAAGCTGAAGTCCCACCAACCCAGAGGACTGGCGAGAAATGGCTAC ACTGCCCTGGTGGGGGGCTACTTCCTCATCCCAGAGAGGACGATCCCTGACTTGGTCTCTATATCTTCTGAGACAGAGGAACAAGGGAAGGCCCTCAGATCAAAAACACACCATAACAGAGAGAACTCTAACCAagcgggggaggaggaggaggaggaggatgaagaggaagagggggaaaaCAACGACTACATGGACCGCGCTGCGGGGCTCTCATCTGACAGCAGCTCCAGCACCACACAGTCCCAGGATGCATCAGGGGCCAACGTAGCCCTCCTTAACACAGCAGGGCATTCTGGGGGATTGAGTTCTGAGGTAGCTGCTGCTGAGGAGGAAAGGGAAGCTCCTGTGGGTGTGATGGTGCTAGGATGTCAGACTCAGGGAGAGGTCAAAGGTGAACAGGCGAGGGTCATTTCCAGCTTTGACGGAGACCGACCCAGACCTCTGGGACTTGGAGGgttgggtggagaggaggagaaagaaagagaggtggaggagaaggagaccTCTGGTAATGTCAATCTGTTCTCTGTGACTCTGGGGGCAGtaaagagggatgaggagggcgAGTATGAAGAGGAGACAGACTTTCTATTAGAATTTTCAAAACAGGAGCAGAAGCCTCAACTTCCCATAGACTCTTTACAGAGGAACTTACGACCGGGCAGCATGAGATCTCCGAGTGAGATACAGGAGGATGCAGGGCTAGTACTGACACTGCCACAGACAGTCTGCACATGGATATACTCTGAATATTCAAATAGACATGCTGACaacagcacagagacacactctGGCTACCTTGTAACGCACTCAGGCACTGTGCAGGCTGACAATGAGACagcagaagaagaggaagaagaggaagacttCTCAGGGTACATGGGACattga
- the LOC106581740 gene encoding uncharacterized protein isoform X1 yields MKHFLRTIYLMLQCCYALCSLPAPVNVSIESLNFHHVLRWSAGPGTPPGTVYKITRRRNHRPQYPHQTNMTSHRLDLKFPKEEYKICVWASRNLSESPVVETTFTPFTQTVIGAPILSLDGCGNCLEINITLLEIETIKKVYGKSLSFDIYWKRAGETKPQMTQTTHLAYMLENLEVGMEYCVRVYTKIITNLNTRSSGWKCAYTSSLEPNRVPAVVAGVSVVLIVSGVGLMVLTFGLFYTGFLCKLKSHQPRGLARNGYTALVGGYFLIPERTIPDLVSISSETEEQGKALRSKTHHNRENSNQAGEEEEEEDEEEEGENNDYMDRAAGLSSDSSSSTTQSQDASGANVALLNTAGHSGGLSSEVAAAEEEREAPVGVMVLGCQTQGEVKGEQARVISSFDGDRPRPLGLGGLGGEEEKEREVEEKETSGNVNLFSVTLGAVKRDEEGEYEEETDFLLEFSKQEQKPQLPIDSLQRNLRPGSMRSPSEIQEDAGLVLTLPQTVCTWIYSEYSNRHADNSTETHSGYLVTHSGTVQADNETAEEEEEEEDFSGYMGH; encoded by the exons atGAAACATTTTCTTCGGACTATTTATTTGATGTTGCAGTGTTGCTATG CCCTGTGCTCCCTCCCTGCTCCAGTCAATGTTTCCATAGAGTCCCTCAACTTCCACCATGTTCTACGCTGGAGCGCCGGTCCAGGCACACCTCCTGGGACCGTGTACAAGATCACCCGCAG AAGAAACCACAGGCCGCAATATCCACATCAAACCAACATGACAAGTCATAGGCTGGATCTAAAGTTCCCCAAAGAAGAGTATAAAATATGTGTTTGGGCCTCCCGCAACCTCTCAGAGTCGCCCGTGGTCGAGACCACCTTCACCCCCTTCACACAGA CTGTTATTGGCGCTCCAATATTGTCTTTGGATGGATGTGGCAACTGCCTGGAAATCAACATCACACTGCTTGAGATAGAAACTATTAAAAAGGTCTATGGGAAATCCTTATCTTTTGACATTTACTGGAAGAGGGCAGGAGAGACAAAG CCCCAAATGACCCAAACGACTCATTTAGCTTACATGCTGGAGAACTTGGAGGTGGGTATGGAGTACTGTGTGAGGGTGTACACCAAGATCATCACCAACCTCAACACACGGTCCTCTGGGTGGAAGTGTGCTTACACCAGCAGTCTGGAGCCCAACAGAG tccctgctgttGTAGCTGGGGTGTCTGTTGTCCTCATTGTGAGTGGGGTAGGTCTGATGGTTCTCACGTTTGGCCTGTTCTACACGGGGTTCTTGTGCAAGCTGAAGTCCCACCAACCCAGAGGACTGGCGAGAAATGGCTAC ACTGCCCTGGTGGGGGGCTACTTCCTCATCCCAGAGAGGACGATCCCTGACTTGGTCTCTATATCTTCTGAGACAGAGGAACAAGGGAAGGCCCTCAGATCAAAAACACACCATAACAGAGAGAACTCTAACCAagcgggggaggaggaggaggaggaggatgaagaggaagagggggaaaaCAACGACTACATGGACCGCGCTGCGGGGCTCTCATCTGACAGCAGCTCCAGCACCACACAGTCCCAGGATGCATCAGGGGCCAACGTAGCCCTCCTTAACACAGCAGGGCATTCTGGGGGATTGAGTTCTGAGGTAGCTGCTGCTGAGGAGGAAAGGGAAGCTCCTGTGGGTGTGATGGTGCTAGGATGTCAGACTCAGGGAGAGGTCAAAGGTGAACAGGCGAGGGTCATTTCCAGCTTTGACGGAGACCGACCCAGACCTCTGGGACTTGGAGGgttgggtggagaggaggagaaagaaagagaggtggaggagaaggagaccTCTGGTAATGTCAATCTGTTCTCTGTGACTCTGGGGGCAGtaaagagggatgaggagggcgAGTATGAAGAGGAGACAGACTTTCTATTAGAATTTTCAAAACAGGAGCAGAAGCCTCAACTTCCCATAGACTCTTTACAGAGGAACTTACGACCGGGCAGCATGAGATCTCCGAGTGAGATACAGGAGGATGCAGGGCTAGTACTGACACTGCCACAGACAGTCTGCACATGGATATACTCTGAATATTCAAATAGACATGCTGACaacagcacagagacacactctGGCTACCTTGTAACGCACTCAGGCACTGTGCAGGCTGACAATGAGACagcagaagaagaggaagaagaggaagacttCTCAGGGTACATGGGACattga